Below is a window of Electrophorus electricus isolate fEleEle1 chromosome 12, fEleEle1.pri, whole genome shotgun sequence DNA.
atttttgagagGTCACTCCTCAGTGTATGACGTCAGTTTAATAACCCACTAAGACATATCCTAGAAGCTCAAATGGCAATTTTGAAGATATaaagacattaaacaaaaaacaactaaaacaatGATCTGATAAGTTAGTTAAAatagaagggaggagaggaacagcCTTAAAGGGCAGAAGGAAAATATGTGCAGTAAATCTTGTCATGGCAAAACAGGCTGACAGAGCAGTAGGCACTCTGACCTCATCAGAAGACAAGCAGTCTGTTGCAAAGAACTAAGTTAAGGGATGACATTGCTTACATAAAGATATCCTGATATTTAGTATATTGCCTATTACAAATGTCAAGTACAACACACAATTCAGTCTCCTGATTAAGAGTGTCACTTAAGACTGTTGTGATAAAGGTGAAATGATGAATTTTCTGTATGTATGACATATAATCTTTAATCAGTATAATAAAGAAGTGAAATAACTCTGACTTGattattttacatacatatttagtATGATAATCATGGGCCCCTGTGTGTATGCTACATGTATCAGTTAATACAATCCAGTTTACACTCCTAGAGACTAATCTGTGTTTACAAGAATACTTGTGTAGAGTCAATATTCCCTGAGGCTGTGATGAACGAAAGGCTATGAATGGGGAAGGGACTGTATATCTTCAAAGATCCTCAGAGCGTGAAATTGGTCACAATGAGTCACAAGAAGAACCAGCAGCTTTCTGTTGGCTTAAAGTCTGATCGCCTAAGCAAAGAAGCCtctatacagacacacacacataaaactctTGCGCTCTCTTACCCTTACAAACAGTCACTCACACAATGAAACTGTAATACACAACATTGcactacacattactgaccCTTAATACAACAGTATCAAGGACAGAACTGAAAGGAAGGCATGCAGACaggaggtaggggtgtgtgtgtgtgtgtgtgtgtgtgtgtgtgtgtgtgtgtgtgtgtgtgtgtgtttgtgtaacagaCTCACTTGTGTGCTCCCCACACAGCATTAGACAGGAACAGGTCTAGTGTTGCAAAACCAGAGGAGGAGTTTGGAGGCAGAGGAACAGCCACTGGAGCCGAGCAGGACAGGAGACAGCAAAGAGTCGCACACatagaggggaggagaagaggagacaggaggagaggagcagagaggagaaaaggaggagagaggagaggaggaaaggagagaagagaaaaaggggtgaaagaagaggaaaagaggacGAAAACCAGATTAATATATCCCCACTGGCTAACTGTACCCTGTCACTGTGTTACCATGTGTTACTACAAAGACACTCATCAACGTTGTGTTACTGATGATACATGGGTTATTGAAAAGCTAGTAGTTAATTATCGTTATTACCATTATTATCAATTGACcagtcaatcaatcagtcaatcaggAAACAAAGAGACCATAATGCATAGATACAGGAACCATTTCCAAAGTGGACTAATGTATTACATTGCTGGAAACAATGATTAAACTACATGCGcagtatatattttaaaacagcacaaTGTCAGTGAGTTTTGCTTTGTTGATTTCAATCAATCAGTATGATATTTTAATGCCTGTATGCTAACAAATTGCCATAGCTTTTATTTGCAAAGCAAACACGGGTCATTTCCTGGCAGTAGGGTCACTTATAATTCACTCTGTCTAAGGCCCGTTATTTGATGTTTTCATAATAGACTCGCCGCGCAAATTGCCTGTAAAGGACAAAGCTAATAATGGTGCCGAAATGGGTCAGAAGTGCTTGCATGAACACAGAGGATTTGAATTGACACACGAATGAGTGCAGTgactccccttctctcctcagACAGGTTACTGTTTGACATTCACTGTAACATACATTAGGCCTGAAAGTGGCCCAAGAGCACTCTTACTTTCATGAACCTCAGTTCCATAATCAATTCAAGCTGCTGCAGCTACAGATTAAGTTAGCCATCGAGAATGCGATACGGGATGCTAAATGCATTTGGGTTGAGCAGCTTGCTGGGGTGAGGCATGTCTGGGACATCATGGCATGTGCTTGCTGTGCAGTACACGTGAGAGCTCTTGGTAATGTAGAGCTCAACATCACGAAACACATCATAGCACATAAAGCATGAGATAGACGCTTTAGGCACCTCCAGTGTAACCCAGTGGAACTACTGGACAGATGAGAATATAAAGCTACATGGTCTTTCTCTTCACCTTCCTGACCACAGAAACATTAATGaaccctaaaataaaataaaaaaaattaaaaaggcaTCAGACACATTTTATAGATTTTAACCAGATTAGTCATATACCTTtctaaaattacataaaattattcaattcaccttaaaaacaaatctgataaGAGTTCATGAATGTGGATATGTGCAGTGACCATGTTCTACAGTGGAACCctctgtatttgtgttctttCTATCCATCTCTGCCAACTCTCTCTTTGATCTATGTCATTAAATTCCAGTTTCCTTTTGGGAAAGTTTACCAAAGGGCAAAACAATCTGGGCAGGCTGCTTCGCTCCACTCACTGGTAAGCGCTGACACATGTGCACCACTGTCTCAGTTTTGGGCTGCTTCAGGTAAACATCCAGTCCCATGTGACAGAGCGATCCACAGCGAGAATCTGCTTCACATGTGCTTGTTATCTAATTCAGAGTGAGGTTCACAGTATCCAGTAAACTTCATCAAAGTTGAACCTGTACAATGCCCTGAGGAACCCATAAAATGTCATGAGGAACCCATACAGTTCCCTGAGGAGCTCAGACAATGCCCTGCTCAAATCCTCTGGGACTTGAGAGGGTACGATGAAGATATTCTGTCAGTGATGCAGAAAATGTTATCTAATGCAGTTGAGAAATATTGGCTGGATTTCTACTAATAAAAGACATTACATTTGGGTTTGCACCATTGAGCAGACACCCTTGTGTAGAGTGACTTCAGTGCTTCCTAGTCCCTATCAAGTGCATACTATGGCACTGGGTCTATCAATTTTGCAAGCTGGGAGGTTTTTACAGAGCAAGAGCCAAGGCTCATAACGCTGAGCTATGAGGGGATGATGTGTTATGAGAGGTGCTGAGTTGAGGAGGCACAAGATATTGGACAGTCTGTTGGCCTTTCAGCTATACACACATGCCGCCACTGTTCTACAAACGTCTTGATGGAAGGCCAGCTGTCATCACAGTAGTTGTGGCATTAAACACTAAACTGCTATATGTGTGCCATGAGTCACTGAACTGTTGTGTGTATGGCATAAAACCCTGTCTCAGGCTGGATCAgctcacacccacatacacacacatacttacacacccAAGCCCCTcacctgccaaacacacacatgcacacatacatacaaaacacacatatacatcacaggGGCCTCAAGCATAGCAAATGTGTAAAACTACTGTTGGGTTCAAGAGTACCACCCTTGTGTTATGGAGCTAACCTCCCTTTCACATACCTCCTCTACACTGTCGTGCCCAGAGAGTAAATCCTCCACAATCATGTCAAAAGTATTTATCCTCTCACACATGGAACAGAGAATCaggaattattttttcttttccatacTCATTTGGGCAAGGACAAGACAGGTCTGCGGAAGAGAGGGCCCCTATAGGAGCTCAGGGCTTGGCATCGGCAATGTTATCTGCTTGCTAGAGCTCCCACGTGTAAGGCCCCTCTCCCTGCGGTGTCCTGTCAAATGTTTATGAGCAAGAGATGTCAGAGGAATATATCAACTGcaggaaagacaaacagaggCTCCTGTGCAGTGTCAGTATGTTATACCTCCAAGGTTTTCACATTTCAAATGGGCAGATGGGTTAAGGgccctgtaaaaaaaaaaaaaaaagcacaatgttTTCATCTTGCTCAACAGTATGTGATATGTGCCTAATGAGTTTATAAGCTATCATCAAGCTGCAACTGAAATGCATTTTGGAGTTCACTAACATATGGAAAGTTCCAGCCTGTCGTAAATGATTGAGTCCTCCCATTAGACCAAACCCTAATCTTTATGTATAAATGTTAATAGACCTAATTTATGGAATTAAAAAAGAGCCAGAGGAGCTTAAGCCTAGAGCCTAACACAAACAGCACGTCCCAGGACGGCAGATGTTACATTGAGCCCTGTGTGTGGCTTCAACTGACTCACGGAACttttatcagaaaaaaaaaaaacatttctttcccAAAAGTTGTCTATACACTAGTCTAGTGGGGATATGAGGTGCTAAAACAAAGGCCTGATAACACACCCATGACAGCATGTTAATAGTCATGGATAGGGGAATATTAAGGGGGTAATAAATCAAATTGAGTGCAAAGATTAAATCAAGGTCCCTAGGGTTACTCATTTCTGTTAAAACGCCTTCATTACTGCACTCTCTCTAAAACCTCCTGCTGGGTGTTCATATCTCAGAGGGCTGTTTATTGAAATGAAAAGGACCTACTGTGAGGTATGCAAACCATCTCTCTAAAGCCATATTATGCGGATGCCCATTCTGTACAGATGATTCCTTGCTTGTGTCTTGGTTTATCCATAAGCAGTTGTCCGCCTCTGCTGTCAATGCCGAGTACTGATGTACTTTTTGAGTCACAAATGCtcacttaaaaaaaagtcaagctTGAGTAAAAATCTCAAATACAGAGATAAGAAGATTATCAAATGTTGTGGTACTGGAAAGATCAATTGCAGATGTCGGTCAAAATCAATGAAAACCAATTCAGAACAGACATTTACTCTAACAGACATTGGCTGAACAAGGCATATAGGGTCACATCTGCTGGAATGATCATTATCAAGGTGGTGCCCCTTATACACAAACAGACCTAAAGAAACGCTCTTTACGGTTGTAAGACAGAGTGAAGACAAAGGAGACTGTGGAAAAGACAAATGACTACTTTTGGCTGCCTTTATATCAAACTGCTGACCTTATAGTACGATGGCATGCATTCTCTCAGCAAAACTTTGTCTTAAAATAAGCCATAGACGCAATGATGTTAATGACAGTAAACAATATTCATGTATTATACATGCATTTGTTATGGTTtcctttaaaactttaaaatatacagatatataaagtataaaatacatttcttcTGAAGTATATCAATAACAAAAGAGTCAAACAGGTCACTGCAGGTAAATGTAGCCCTCGGTTTGCGGGTAGGCTTACGGGTGGCCTCCCTCAGAGTAAAACACAAAGAATGTCTGAAAACCCTTGCTGCTTTGGATTcacatgcagaaaacagaataaatctCATACTCCAGCCGTTGCTCAGCTCTTAAACTTAAAAGAGCTGGCATTATTGCAATAATATGCTGATTTTATCCGAGGCAATAATACAATCATTAATAATTCAACTGAGAGTCTAAGAGGAGGTACAGCTGTATCCAGTCAAAGAAATAAGAAGTAGTGAGTGCCCTTTATAGTGCGCTGTGGTCCCAATAAGTCAGCAGGTATATATCGATGTACACCCCCCTCCACCGCCCCGGCTCTGTGTGACTATTGTGTACTGATGTTGAAGAGCACACTAAGggctaaataaataagacagagagcagcagatGTACATTCAGATCTGCATAGGCAGTGCTCATAAGTCCGGAGCTCTCTGAACGTGTTTGGCTGTCCCTGGGTTCCTGGATCACAATGTCTCCAGCAGAGCCGACGCTACGGAAAAGCAGCTGCTCGGAGACCCCTGCATACTTCGCCCCTTTGTTTATCGGCCGAATTAACACGCTGACAGCCTCGCAATTTGGAAACAGTCGCACAATTTATGTCTGCGGCACATTTCCAAGCGCTGCAGAAAACAAAGAGTGGCAGGAAGTGCTCGGGGTTGCGTGATCTGTTGGGTGGACTCTGATTAGGATCTATCTTCAGTGGTTTCCTTCTTCTCCCTAAGGCAAGAGATCACCAGTAGTTCCCTAAAGGACTGTTGTCTACAGCCTTTACTGATAGCCACTGTCCACAACAATGAAGACCAAAACTCCATCAAATCTTGACAGTAAGCCTTCTGTCTGTGGTAGATGTCAAACCGATCAGTTCATGCAGAGGCCAAAGTAAGAACATTCTTGCTGTACAGTTCGCTATTTATTTCAAGGCTCATTACAGCATGCTACTTCAAAAACGTCTAAACCACTTTCGCAGAAAAAAAATTGTCCAGTATGTTTGGGTAAAAGCTGAGAATGCTATGGCTGGAATTCAAAATTTTTCTGAATAGTGACATGATTGTTATGTTATTGCTACTACTACACCACAGCAGTCATTGAGGGTTATTACTGTCTATGACCCATTATGTACCATTGCAAGTTGCAATGCGATATAAATGATGTAAGTGGCTGGTAAAGTCACAGGATTGCAGAGGGAACATGGCACTAATGACACTGTCACAGCATGTCAAAAACACCCCATCAGACTTAAAAATCAATAACCAATTATAGCACATGGCAAGAATACCTACggccttgttttttttgtttgtttgttttttgctttgttttgtttttaaatatacacagttattatttaaatgacctcatAGTGTAAAACTAATTCAAATGTTCAGAAATCAATACATCATAGCTAATTTGGTCCAAATCTAACCTAGCATACAAGTAAGACAGTAAGACAAAGTCCATGGATGATGTCTGTAGCAGTAATCACAGAATTGGAatgattaattcattttaatctgGTGGTGTTTCCATGGGaacaaatcaaatgttttgAACATGTTTAACATCAGTGCACAAGTGGTTCATGTGGTCACTGTCTTTtaagaaattgtgtttaaaGGCAAGTTTaagtttaaaagtttaaaaggcGTAGTCTGAATCACTATCTACCTCCCACCCACACAGTCATTAGAAcaggctacaaaaaaaaaaaaaggccagcGTTAGACTCAGAAGCCaaaaaactttcatttaaactttCAGATCATGAAACTCATTTTGAAGGCCTTTCAACTCAGAGTCCCTGCagttttctgctttctctttctcctgtcaTTAAGAGAGCCCCTGATTTTGTGAGTACCAAATTATCAATTAAACCATAAAGCTGTAATCACGCCAACGAACTGGCTGAAAGATGTAGCACTGAGAGAGGTGATGGCAACAGATTATTTATATCTGACCTTAGTGGAAACTTCCTTCCTCTTCCCACCAGGGACATTACAAAATGTCACCAACATACCGTGCATAAAAGCATACTTATTAAAAATGATGCCAcaataaattattcaaaaaaaataaatccatcatCAATCAATTATTAATAGTGGGGCTTTACTATTTGCTCTTCAACATTTGAATTgggctgatttatttattttagcaaagCTTTAAAACATAATATGCTATTTTTCAGTAAatgcattatatatacacaatgtaaaattatttgaaaatgtgtcCCGGACATTTTCAAGTTgtattaacaaaacaaataaatacaaatacttttaaaaaaaatatattttcccaGGGTGGGCTGTAAGGGGATTTTAGTTCAAAAAGAGCAGCTGGCAAAACTCCAGCTTTAATCTATGTCCAAAATAGCATGGCAGCCTTTGATCAGACCCAGAGGGAGCGTCCCTCTTCTGACCTTTAAGTAAAACAAACCCACAGAGAGAAGGGgcttttttttgtccttcaaAACTATTTTACAACTGTTACTATCCAGGAGATCTCAGACTAGCACTGTTAAACCAGGCACAGGTGATCTGACAGCCTGAACTGAAAGTGTATACTAAAAGCACCGAGGAAACAGAGGAACaccaggaggagagagaaatatgtGGGAGCGTAGTTCATTCAGCCTTTCCTAGCTATCGTGGGAATGTCGGCACTAAGCTGTGGACAGTGCTGAGTGTAAAACTCAACAATAGCTACCCCGTCAGCAGGTTTCCTATTGCAGACTGGGAATATGCAAGACAACTGCAGAACAAACAAGGCAATCTGTGGTATGAGTTGAGGAGTTACTGTGTTCACTAGAGAGGGTACTGATAAAGAATAAGATTAACAGACCACCAACTCTCAGGTacatttgtcacatttgttAGCTGTTAGAGAACCTCTGAAAGGTCAAACATAATGAATCCAGagtaaaaattaaatgaattctgacagtaaaaataaattagagATGTTTTAGGCAGATAATAGGATTTTttgtctgaaatatttaaacaaagtCTAGCAATATACCAGGGTTCAGGCCCTGAGTTTAATTTTAACCAGAGTGGATATCCTTCTAGCCCAGGAAGTGTACTGCTCCATCTAATGTGGCATGGGACAAAttgcaaagaaacacaaaggtaCCTGGAATGGGCTCAACTAAAATAGAGTACCAGATATATCGACCTTCACTATGGCAAAGGCAGGACAACTGAACTAGTTTACCTACTTGAGCACGTGAGCGGAGCCGTTGATTTGGGTAGCAGTGCAGGGGTTCCTGGGTGCTAGGATGGAGGTCCGTCTGTAGCGCTTCTGCCCGCAGCACAGGATGATGAGGAAGGCACGACGGAAGGACTTGTTGAGGAAGGCATAGAGGATGGGGTTGAGCATGGAGTTGATGTAGCCCAGCCAAAGGCAGGCAGCCCAAAGCTGCTCGGGCACTGTATAGTCTATGAAGGGGTCCACCACGTTGGTGATGAAGAACGGAGCCCAGCACAGGCAGAAGCAGCCCATGATGATGCACAGAGTCTTGGCCGCCTTGGTCTCGGTGCGCATGCGATGGTGCCGCTGGTGGTCGGCGCTGTCCGAGGGGGCATGGCCCGCCCCGCCCGCCCGCTGCAGCATGCTGATCTGGCGTGCATGCTCACGTGCTGTCACGTAAATGCGCTGGTAGGCCAGGACCATCAGGCCCAGCGGGATGTAGAAGGCCACCACGGAGCAGGTGAGCGCGTATGGCTTGTtcaccatgaacacacacaccgtggAGTTGCCGCTGAACTTGCGAGCTTCTATCtataatatttacacacacaagtcaCACGCTCAGCTTATGTAGACATTCAAGAGAATTTCACACATTCTTTTCGTCTCTTTGCTGGGGCTTTTTTTCCGAGCAGTTCGTGGGTTTTCCAGTCTGTGGGTACTCAGCCTAAGGGAACGGTCAATTTGTCAATGGCCACTGGAGGAAATCTTTCAGTAGCAAAGGTAGTTAATTAACACTTAAATCCGATCTAACCAAAAAAATGACAAGACCTTACCTGGGCTCTGTAAATCTTAAAAAATCAACTCAGAAAGACAGTCCTTTAAAGGTCCTgacattttaaatcataatgGCCTCCAATTTGTGATAAAGTAGTGAGAAAGATTTTCCTGGAGCACTGACCAAAGTTTTgttgccttaaaaaaaaaaaaaagttttttattgttgttcaGATGCTTAAAAGTATCTGAACTTCAAAAATGGAAAACTCTGAACTCTGAGATACACTTTTAATTGGATTCAATGCAAATTCATTGTTAAGTTCTATATTGTGAATTGATCCAAAGCCCTGGTCAGaggaacacacatgcatgtatatggacAGGTTAGACCTTGCTCTACTGGGGCAATGAGCAGCAGTGACTCTCCAGCAGTCACGCTCTGCCTGCACCCCCCACAATTCTTACATCATGGCTGTGAGTCACTAAGCCATACAGCCACTGCAACAAGGGATAGCAACAGAGCATACCAAATTTTTCTCTCATGAACTGTacactgttttctcttttgatttttttacGACATTGAGGTTATTTCTAAGCTAGGCTAGAACATAAACCAAGGCTTCATGGACGCTTGATATAAAACCACTACTTCATTCAGAGGAGGAGCCAAGTCAAAGAAAACGACAGTGTTCCTGAAGTTCCTGCTTTGTAATGCGTGGGTAAACTGTTCAAAATAACCATCAGCATGATGCTTGAGTGTCGATGTAGATTCTGCATAAACGTCTTAACTTCTTAACTAAGCatcaaatgaaacacacacttcatatCTCCAGGAATTTATTCTCATAATTTTCTTGTgccaaaatgtgaaatattaattattatgtACAAGAGGATAAAATGACATTGCTAATTTAtgctaaataaaacaatgtcaaaaACAGTTTATTAGAATTTGTGAACGTGTTATGAAACACTTCTTAGCTGAATCGAGAACAGCATTTTAATTGGAGGAAACACGCTCAGGATCTGAACAGCATTTCCTCTCTGTTTGCCTTTCAGTGCAGTCTATCCATCACCCACTGGCTTGATTATTGAAAAGTGATGGATTATGGGCTCTACCTGGGTACCtggatattttatttctattagATCTTCATATGGCTGGCTGAGAGCTATTCATAACCCCCCTCTGCTGTGCTCTTCGAGCACTGTATTTAAGTGTATGAATCTGAATATAAAGTGGGGCTCACAGTCTCAGAAAAATATTAAggaataaatttaaaaaacatgaaaatgctctaatgaaacaaaactgaacctgatttacatgtttatatggaTAATGATTTCACTGAATGTCTAATCATTTTTTACAGTCTTTTAATAGATCGTATGAATAATCTAGACTTGTTTACATACTTATCCTGATTCtagtgaaaatgagagagaaagaaaaagtgatcATAAAGAAACCAAGCGCATTTTTAAACGTCATCAACACAGGACTATCCTCAGCATCAGACGCATGCGACTCACCAAGTGATTTATTCCAATGCTGTTCCAGCCTTGCATTATTGGTAAGAAGGATATAACAGTTGGGATAATCCAGCATCCTCCTATCATAAGAGCCACTCTCAAAGGTGTCATCTTATTCCTGTAGACCAGTGGCTGACAGCAGATAGCATAGTACCTGGAACATTttataacattattaacatCAGGTAAACATCTCTGTGAAGCCAACTATTTATTCATAATAGCCAAAAGTCAGGCATTCatgttgtatgtttttttatgtatgttgtgtaaGACAACATATATTCTCTGTGAACATACATAGTGTAGGCATACTTAAAGTCTGAATGAACACTGTATGTTGTAAGACTAAGAATATGTTATACTAATATGT
It encodes the following:
- the htr4 gene encoding 5-hydroxytryptamine receptor 4, with amino-acid sequence MPVMEEMDPTESNGMAKRVALISFLSLVMLMSVLGNLLVMVAVCKDRQLRKIKTNYFIVSLAFADLLVSVLVMPFGAIELIHQNWIYGETFCLVRTSLDVLLTTASILHLCCISLDRYYAICCQPLVYRNKMTPLRVALMIGGCWIIPTVISFLPIMQGWNSIGINHLIEARKFSGNSTVCVFMVNKPYALTCSVVAFYIPLGLMVLAYQRIYVTAREHARQISMLQRAGGAGHAPSDSADHQRHHRMRTETKAAKTLCIIMGCFCLCWAPFFITNVVDPFIDYTVPEQLWAACLWLGYINSMLNPILYAFLNKSFRRAFLIILCCGQKRYRRTSILAPRNPCTATQINGSAHVLNGCSSASKLLLWFCNTRPVPV